A segment of the Bordetella flabilis genome:
AGATACGCCCGGACGACCAGCCGGAGCCGCCGGAGCGGCATTTCACCAGCACGTTGCTGCCCTTTGCCGCGGCCGCGTACGACTATGGCCCCTTGGGCAGAACCCTGCTGCTGGAGGGCGCACGCGCGCGCTTCGCCGGCCCGAGCCAGGCACAGCGCGTCGAAAAACTGCAAGAAGCCATGTTCGCCCTGCCCAATCCGCCCGCATCGGATGAGCCGCTGGAATCCATGGTCGACATATGGGGCGCGCTGCGCGACCGCGGAATCGACGTATAGGAAGGCTCGACGAGCAGCAGGTCGCCCCTTTCGCGAAACCCGCGACCGGCCCGTGGGTCGCGGGTTTCGCACCTCAAGCGCGCCGGACCGCTGGCAAAGGACCGCCCCGCCGCATGGCCCGCTCATCCGGCGGCCGGCAGCAGCATGATCAGTTTCAGGTCGGCATGCGTGGCCAGGCGGAAAGTCACCTGCTCGAACCGCAACAGCCCCTTGCTGGGGTGATGGAATTCGCGCAGGCCGCCTTCTCGCTCGACGACGGCATGGCGGGTCCACCAGTATGCGAAGGCCGGGCTGTCGCGCAGCAAGGTATCCACCAGCAGCCGCACGTCCGGCTCATCCAGATGGGCGCCGGCGTCGGCGCGGAATTCCGCCACCACGCGGCGCGCGCGCTGCTCCCAGTCGACGACCAGCGTGCGCGCGGCGGGATCCAGGAAGATATAGCGCAGCAGGTTGGGCGCAGGATCCACGGCCGGCCAGTCGTCGAACAATTCCTGCATGGCGCTGTTGCGCGCCATGATGTTCCAGGCCCGATCCAGCACATACGCCGGCGCTCCGATGGCGTCCACGCAATTGGACAGCAGGCCGGATACGCCTACCGGGGCGTCGCGGGGGTGATGCGGATCGGCGCACTCGGCCAGCTCGAAGAGGTAAGCCCGTTCGGCGCGACCCAGTTGCAGGACGCCGGCAATGCGCGCCCATACCGAGGGCGATACCGAGACCTCGCGTCCCTGCTCGATCCAGGTGTACCAGGTGACGCTGATCCCGCACAGTTGCGCCACCTCTTCGCGGCGCAGGCCCGGGGTGCGGCGGCGCAGGCCGGCGGGCAGCCCAGCCATCTGGGGCGAGATGCGGGCGCGCGCATTGCGCACGAAATCGCCCAAGGCGCGACGGCGCAAAGTCGCGCCGTCGGTGGAGGCGGACGCAGCAGAATCGGCGGTCATACCAGGATATGCGCGGTTCAGTACGCGGATAAAGGAACACGCCCATCTTACCTGCACGCGCGCATGGCCGTATCCGGTTCGGCCGGACGCGCCCGCTCCGACGATCGACTCCAACAGGCCGGTGCCTCGGACCCACGTCCCTTGCGTGGCGCGGGCGCGATGCATCAGGAAGCTGGGAAGCGGCGGGCGCCTGGCGGGTCGGCGCCCTTCCCTCCGGCTGCCGCGTTTCCGGCTCAGGCCGGCTTTGCTGCGTCGTAGCCGGGGCTCTGCAGGTCGTGATAGCGGTACTTGCGGCGCGCCTCGTCCATGCGCATGCCCCCGCGGATCGCGTCGCGCAGTTCGCGCTCCTGCCGCGCGATATGCTCGGCCACATCCAGCAGTTCGTTCTCGCGCACCTTCGGCAGGACCACGACCCCGTCGGCATCGCCGCGCACGATGTCGCCCGGATGCACCACCACGCCGCCGATGATCACCGGTACCTCCAGGGCCTTGAGCTGGATGCGGCCCTTGCCGGTGCGCATCCAGGTGTCATGGCTGAAGATCGGATAGCCGAGCTCGCGGCACAGCGCGACGTCACGGTTGTTGCCGTCGATGACCGTGCCGGCCGCGCCGCGGTGGAAGGCCAGCTCCGTAAGGATATTGCCCCACGTCCCCATGTCATCCCGGCCACGGTTGTCGATGACAACGACGCGTCCCGGCGGAACGTCGTCCAT
Coding sequences within it:
- a CDS encoding RraA family protein, which produces MNIDTKDANVVRASKLDCAALSDALDRLSIVGQCYKIRPCDPSFRLTGRAYTVLYEPTTIETGNVGEYMDDVPPGRVVVIDNRGRDDMGTWGNILTELAFHRGAAGTVIDGNNRDVALCRELGYPIFSHDTWMRTGKGRIQLKALEVPVIIGGVVVHPGDIVRGDADGVVVLPKVRENELLDVAEHIARQERELRDAIRGGMRMDEARRKYRYHDLQSPGYDAAKPA
- a CDS encoding helix-turn-helix transcriptional regulator, translating into MTADSAASASTDGATLRRRALGDFVRNARARISPQMAGLPAGLRRRTPGLRREEVAQLCGISVTWYTWIEQGREVSVSPSVWARIAGVLQLGRAERAYLFELAECADPHHPRDAPVGVSGLLSNCVDAIGAPAYVLDRAWNIMARNSAMQELFDDWPAVDPAPNLLRYIFLDPAARTLVVDWEQRARRVVAEFRADAGAHLDEPDVRLLVDTLLRDSPAFAYWWTRHAVVEREGGLREFHHPSKGLLRFEQVTFRLATHADLKLIMLLPAAG